In Sedimenticola thiotaurini, the following proteins share a genomic window:
- the proV gene encoding glycine betaine/L-proline ABC transporter ATP-binding protein ProV, with the protein MQQSPVKVRVKNLFKIFGKNTKEALRLARQGVDKETVFEKTGQAVGVNDASFDVMEGEIFVVMGLSGSGKSTMVRLLNRLIEPTAGEVLVDGRDIAAMSDEQLRELRRKDMSMVFQSFALMPHLTVLQNAAFGLELGGTPLNERLERAEQALQQVGLDAWGDSFPHELSGGMQQRVGLARALANDPSVLLMDEAFSALDPLIRSEMQDELLNLQETHQRTIIFISHDLDEAIRIGDRIAIMEGGRVVQVGTPDEILRNPADDYVRSFFRGVDVSTVFTAGDIARKTQVTVIEHGGLGVRAALERLSQHDRDYGYVIDRRQRFEGVVSVDSLERELEEDEPRLTNAFIPDVEPVSHDTALGDLFGPLAQHGYGLPVVSADGRYLGAVSKATMLKTLDRQAR; encoded by the coding sequence ATGCAGCAATCGCCTGTCAAGGTTCGAGTAAAGAATCTGTTCAAGATATTTGGAAAAAATACTAAGGAAGCGCTCCGCCTGGCTCGTCAGGGTGTCGATAAGGAGACCGTGTTTGAGAAGACCGGTCAGGCCGTTGGTGTCAACGATGCCTCTTTCGATGTCATGGAAGGGGAGATATTCGTTGTCATGGGGCTGTCCGGTTCGGGTAAATCGACCATGGTTCGACTGCTTAACCGGTTGATCGAACCCACCGCGGGTGAGGTGCTGGTGGATGGTCGGGATATCGCAGCCATGTCGGACGAGCAGTTGCGAGAGTTGCGCCGCAAGGACATGAGCATGGTGTTCCAGTCATTCGCCCTGATGCCCCATCTGACCGTTTTGCAGAATGCCGCATTTGGACTTGAGCTGGGCGGAACCCCTCTGAATGAACGTCTGGAGCGGGCTGAACAGGCCCTGCAACAGGTAGGGCTGGATGCCTGGGGCGACAGTTTTCCCCACGAGCTATCCGGTGGTATGCAGCAACGAGTCGGGCTGGCCCGGGCGTTGGCCAACGATCCCTCCGTACTGCTGATGGATGAGGCGTTTTCAGCGCTTGATCCATTGATTCGATCCGAGATGCAGGATGAGTTGCTTAATCTGCAGGAGACCCACCAACGTACCATTATCTTCATCTCCCATGACCTGGATGAGGCGATCCGCATCGGCGATCGTATCGCCATTATGGAGGGTGGGCGTGTCGTGCAGGTTGGCACGCCGGATGAGATTCTGCGGAACCCGGCCGACGATTATGTGCGCTCCTTCTTCCGTGGCGTGGATGTCTCCACGGTGTTCACTGCCGGAGATATTGCCCGGAAAACCCAGGTGACGGTGATTGAACATGGTGGTCTGGGTGTGCGGGCGGCACTTGAACGTCTCAGTCAGCATGACCGGGATTACGGTTATGTGATCGATAGGCGACAGCGGTTCGAAGGTGTGGTGTCGGTCGACAGCCTGGAGCGCGAGCTGGAAGAGGATGAACCCCGTTTAACCAACGCCTTTATTCCCGACGTTGAACCGGTTTCCCACGATACCGCGTTGGGTGATCTGTTTGGTCCTCTGGCGCAACACGGTTATGGACTGCCGGTGGTTTCAGCGGATGGTCGTTATCTTGGTGCGGTGAGCAAGGCCACCATGCTTAAAACTTTAGATAGACAGGCAAGGTGA
- the proW gene encoding glycine betaine/L-proline ABC transporter permease ProW, whose translation MSSDNSSNPWAAASSSDTAVNAPAVTEPASEAAAANPWGGGAPAPVDSTSDWLNNQQAAAPEEAFNWLDPFAQKLIPLDHWVDQGLEWLVDNFRPAFQAVRWPIDATLTSIESALLAVPSIIMIILFGLIAWQVSGRRLALASMASLVFIGLIGAWPEAMVTLALVLTSVFFCILLGLPTGILLARNDRAESTFRPILDAMQTTPAFVYLVPVVMLFGIGNVPGVVVTIIFALPPLIRLTNLGIRQVPADLVEATRSFGASPRQLLFKVQLPLAMPTIMAGVNQTLMLALSMVVIASMIAVGGLGQMVLRGIGRLDMGLAAVGGVGIVLLAIVLDRITQSMGEQERRKPAARWYQTGPLGLVMNLFKPAGKSKASPK comes from the coding sequence ATGAGTAGCGATAACAGTAGTAATCCCTGGGCGGCTGCAAGCAGCAGTGACACTGCAGTCAATGCGCCGGCTGTGACTGAACCGGCATCCGAAGCGGCGGCCGCCAATCCCTGGGGTGGCGGGGCTCCGGCGCCTGTCGATTCAACAAGCGATTGGTTGAACAATCAGCAGGCAGCAGCACCGGAGGAAGCCTTTAACTGGCTTGATCCGTTTGCGCAAAAACTGATCCCGTTGGATCACTGGGTGGACCAGGGACTGGAATGGCTGGTGGATAATTTCCGGCCCGCGTTTCAGGCAGTGCGTTGGCCCATCGATGCCACCCTGACCAGTATCGAGTCCGCCCTGTTGGCGGTGCCATCCATCATCATGATTATCCTGTTTGGCCTGATTGCGTGGCAGGTCAGCGGTCGCCGACTGGCGTTGGCAAGCATGGCATCCCTGGTCTTTATTGGACTGATAGGCGCCTGGCCGGAAGCCATGGTGACCCTGGCCCTAGTACTCACGTCGGTGTTTTTCTGTATTCTGCTGGGCCTGCCAACCGGCATTCTGCTGGCCCGAAACGATCGGGCGGAATCGACGTTCCGGCCGATCCTGGACGCCATGCAGACCACCCCCGCCTTTGTCTATCTGGTACCGGTGGTGATGCTGTTTGGTATCGGCAATGTACCCGGCGTGGTGGTGACTATTATTTTTGCTCTGCCACCCCTGATACGTCTCACTAATCTGGGCATCCGTCAGGTACCGGCTGACCTGGTGGAAGCGACCCGTTCATTCGGCGCCTCACCCCGACAGCTGCTGTTCAAAGTACAGCTGCCACTGGCAATGCCGACCATCATGGCTGGCGTGAACCAGACCTTGATGCTTGCCCTTTCCATGGTAGTTATCGCTTCCATGATTGCCGTGGGTGGACTGGGGCAGATGGTGTTGCGTGGAATTGGCCGGCTGGATATGGGGCTGGCCGCTGTCGGTGGAGTAGGTATCGTTCTGCTGGCTATTGTGCTGGATCGTATTACCCAGTCGATGGGTGAGCAGGAACGCCGCAAACCGGCAGCGCGCTGGTACCAGACCGGGCCTCTGGGTCTGGTCATGAACCTGTTTAAGCCTGCCGGGAAGTCCAAAGCGAGTCCGAAGTAG
- the proX gene encoding glycine betaine/L-proline ABC transporter substrate-binding protein ProX codes for MKLIKLKRMLQLSAAAAVISLGGTAQAADLPGKGIEVQPLKSSIAEETFQTLVVMKALEALGYDVKPIKEIEYAAGHIAIANGDGTFLADHWDPLHVDFYNKAGGDEKLYREGVYSGGALQGYLIDKKTADKYGIKNVGQLKDPKIAKLFDSNGDGKADLAGCNPGWGCEKVIEHHLDTYGLRDTVTHNQGSYGAIIADTIARYKQGDSIFYYTWTPYWVSGVLVPGKDVVWLQVPFSSLPGARENVDTSLPDGSNYGFQANTQRIIANRAWAEANPAAAKLFAIMQLSNNDISAQNLRMRDGEKSAADIERHADAWIKGHQELFDSWIAEAKKAAM; via the coding sequence ATGAAACTGATCAAATTGAAAAGGATGTTACAACTGTCCGCAGCAGCGGCGGTTATCAGTCTTGGTGGAACCGCCCAGGCGGCTGACCTGCCAGGCAAGGGTATCGAAGTACAGCCCCTGAAGAGCTCCATTGCGGAAGAGACTTTCCAGACTCTGGTGGTGATGAAAGCGCTCGAGGCACTCGGTTACGATGTAAAACCGATCAAGGAGATCGAGTACGCTGCCGGACATATCGCTATCGCCAATGGCGATGGCACCTTCCTGGCAGACCACTGGGATCCGCTGCATGTGGATTTCTATAACAAGGCCGGCGGTGACGAGAAGCTCTATCGTGAAGGTGTATACTCCGGCGGTGCGCTGCAGGGTTATCTGATCGATAAGAAGACGGCAGACAAGTACGGCATCAAGAATGTTGGCCAGCTGAAAGATCCGAAAATTGCCAAGCTGTTTGACAGCAATGGTGATGGTAAGGCCGACCTGGCGGGTTGTAACCCGGGTTGGGGTTGTGAAAAGGTGATTGAGCATCACCTGGATACCTACGGACTGCGCGACACGGTTACCCATAACCAGGGCTCCTATGGCGCAATCATCGCCGATACCATTGCCCGTTATAAGCAGGGTGACTCGATCTTCTACTACACCTGGACACCTTACTGGGTGAGTGGTGTATTGGTCCCGGGCAAGGATGTGGTTTGGTTGCAGGTACCGTTCTCCAGCCTGCCTGGTGCACGTGAGAATGTGGATACCAGCCTGCCGGATGGCAGCAACTACGGTTTCCAGGCCAATACCCAGCGCATTATTGCCAATCGTGCCTGGGCGGAAGCCAACCCGGCCGCTGCCAAGCTGTTCGCCATCATGCAGTTGAGCAACAACGACATCAGTGCGCAGAATCTTCGCATGCGTGATGGTGAGAAGAGCGCTGCCGATATCGAACGGCATGCCGATGCCTGGATCAAGGGTCATCAGGAACTGTTCGATAGCTGGATAGCCGAGGCCAAGAAAGCCGCTATGTAA
- a CDS encoding molybdopterin dinucleotide binding domain-containing protein — protein MTTSRRNFLKGAAVAGGLTTFGFGYSHTAQQLLRGAWAGDKPAHPISGKAPSPEFTVDPETGELKANPDQYMAYTMCEGCTTMCGVRVRIDKKENQILRVTGNPYHMLSIDEHIPYSTPVKESFVSLSRFREQGLTGRSTACGRGNAVLSKITDPNRVRVPLKRIGPRGSGQWAPISPEQLLQEVVEGGDLFGEGHVDGLRAIRDLQTPIDPENPEFGPRANQLAVMSWFKNGRLGFAARFAKQSFGTVNFTGHSAYCGMSMRAGYAALLGNWKQQPHLKPDFANAEFLLFIGTAPGNAGKPFKRQGQQIAKARSSGNTKYVVVDPVLNNSDSMAAGENSRWVPIKPNTDGALVMGMIRWILENQRYDETFLRQPNADAAKAAGEVSWSNASHLVVVESDHPLEGQFLRASDLQLFSGDAAKSPFVVIDQQSGKPVNQQESGPAELFYQGRLTLADGSKVKVKTSLSLLREEAEKQTLEEYAADCGVPVSTIEELAREFTAHGKRSAADCHGGTMGSNGFYTAYAIVMLNALVGNINAKGGTSAGGGHFREIAPGPRYNLKKFPGMVKARGVGLGRQGFPYEKSSEYKRKVAAGQNPYPARAPWYSLSSAVASEFLTSAINGYPYPLKALILWSSNPLYGVAGLRQQVQTKLADPATLPLIVSIDPFINETNTYADYIVPDSVLYESWGWSSVWSNLTKVSTARWPVIEPAQVKDQNGTPVCMEWFFIEVGKRLGLPGFGNNAIQAASGEIHPLNRPEDFYLRAAANAAFDGSIVPDAEMEELELTGVERLMDDLKSVLKADEWKKAAYLYARGGRFEDLSRAYQGDALARRYNHTVQIYDEKLATTRNSMSGKRYIGTPTWIKPSLADGTTLESQFPASAWPYKVISTKSPYMSSHTTGIQKLQQFHPSNAILMHTDDAAKIGIESGDKIRVITPGGIIKGPALVRDGIRPGVLGIEHGFGHRELGARRHRIGDQFTQPSTLAGMGVNINDLGFADPLREGASVLADWVVGSAARQGLPARVEPA, from the coding sequence GAAGGCCAATCCCGATCAGTACATGGCCTATACCATGTGCGAAGGCTGCACCACCATGTGTGGCGTGCGGGTGCGTATCGACAAGAAAGAGAACCAAATCCTGCGGGTCACCGGTAATCCCTATCACATGCTCTCCATCGACGAGCACATTCCCTACAGCACGCCGGTCAAGGAGAGTTTTGTGTCACTCAGCCGTTTCCGGGAGCAGGGCCTGACGGGCCGCTCCACCGCCTGTGGGCGGGGCAATGCGGTATTGAGCAAGATAACCGATCCCAACCGGGTCAGGGTGCCGCTCAAGCGCATTGGCCCGCGCGGCTCCGGCCAGTGGGCACCCATCTCTCCGGAGCAGTTGCTGCAAGAGGTGGTGGAAGGGGGTGATCTGTTTGGAGAGGGCCACGTGGATGGTTTGCGGGCTATCCGGGATCTGCAGACGCCGATCGACCCGGAGAATCCCGAGTTCGGCCCCAGGGCCAACCAGCTGGCGGTCATGTCCTGGTTCAAGAACGGGCGCCTCGGCTTCGCCGCCCGGTTTGCCAAGCAGAGCTTCGGTACGGTCAACTTCACCGGTCACAGCGCCTACTGCGGTATGTCCATGCGGGCTGGTTACGCCGCGCTGCTGGGGAACTGGAAACAGCAACCGCACCTGAAGCCTGACTTCGCCAATGCGGAGTTTCTGCTGTTCATCGGCACCGCTCCCGGCAACGCCGGCAAACCGTTCAAACGGCAGGGCCAGCAGATCGCCAAGGCCCGCAGCAGCGGCAATACAAAGTATGTTGTAGTGGATCCGGTATTGAACAACAGCGACAGCATGGCGGCCGGTGAGAACAGCCGCTGGGTACCCATCAAGCCGAACACTGACGGCGCTTTGGTAATGGGTATGATTCGCTGGATCCTGGAGAACCAGCGTTATGATGAGACATTCCTGCGCCAACCCAACGCCGACGCGGCAAAAGCCGCCGGTGAAGTGAGCTGGTCAAACGCCTCCCATCTGGTGGTGGTGGAATCGGACCATCCGCTTGAGGGACAGTTTCTGCGTGCCAGCGATCTGCAACTCTTCTCTGGAGATGCGGCAAAATCACCCTTTGTGGTAATTGATCAGCAGAGCGGGAAACCGGTCAATCAACAGGAATCCGGACCGGCAGAGCTTTTCTACCAGGGCCGTCTGACCCTCGCCGACGGCAGTAAGGTCAAGGTTAAAACCAGCCTCAGCCTGCTCCGGGAAGAGGCTGAAAAACAGACCCTGGAGGAGTATGCCGCGGACTGTGGCGTACCGGTTTCCACCATAGAGGAACTGGCCCGGGAGTTTACCGCCCATGGCAAGCGATCCGCCGCCGACTGCCATGGTGGCACCATGGGCAGCAATGGCTTCTATACCGCCTATGCCATCGTCATGCTCAATGCCCTGGTTGGCAATATCAATGCAAAAGGGGGCACCAGCGCCGGCGGTGGTCACTTCAGGGAGATCGCCCCCGGCCCACGCTACAACCTGAAGAAGTTCCCGGGTATGGTGAAAGCCCGGGGTGTGGGTCTGGGTCGCCAGGGATTCCCCTATGAAAAGAGCAGCGAATATAAACGCAAGGTTGCGGCCGGCCAGAACCCGTACCCGGCCAGGGCACCCTGGTATTCCCTGTCGTCGGCGGTCGCATCGGAGTTTCTGACCTCCGCCATCAATGGCTACCCCTACCCCCTGAAGGCCTTGATCCTGTGGAGTTCCAATCCACTCTATGGGGTGGCCGGATTGAGACAGCAGGTTCAGACCAAACTGGCGGACCCCGCCACCCTACCCCTGATCGTCTCGATAGATCCGTTCATTAACGAGACCAACACCTATGCCGATTACATCGTTCCCGACTCGGTGCTGTACGAGAGCTGGGGCTGGTCCAGTGTCTGGAGCAATCTGACCAAGGTGAGCACGGCACGCTGGCCAGTGATTGAGCCGGCCCAGGTCAAGGATCAGAATGGCACGCCGGTCTGCATGGAGTGGTTCTTCATCGAGGTGGGCAAACGCCTCGGCCTGCCCGGCTTCGGCAACAACGCCATACAGGCCGCCAGTGGTGAGATACACCCGCTAAACCGTCCGGAGGATTTCTACCTGCGTGCCGCAGCCAATGCCGCCTTCGATGGCAGCATCGTACCGGATGCAGAGATGGAGGAGTTGGAGCTGACCGGTGTGGAGCGACTGATGGATGACCTGAAATCGGTCCTCAAGGCCGATGAATGGAAAAAAGCCGCCTACCTTTACGCCCGCGGCGGCAGATTCGAGGATCTCTCCCGGGCTTACCAGGGGGATGCATTGGCCAGACGATATAATCATACCGTGCAGATTTATGACGAGAAACTGGCCACCACACGCAACAGCATGAGTGGTAAACGCTATATCGGCACACCCACCTGGATTAAACCCTCCCTGGCCGACGGTACGACACTGGAGAGCCAGTTCCCGGCCTCGGCCTGGCCCTACAAGGTGATCAGCACCAAGTCACCCTATATGTCATCCCACACCACCGGCATCCAGAAACTGCAACAGTTTCACCCCTCCAATGCCATCCTTATGCATACGGATGACGCAGCCAAAATCGGTATCGAATCCGGCGACAAGATCCGGGTCATCACGCCGGGCGGCATTATCAAGGGGCCAGCCTTGGTGCGTGACGGTATCCGGCCCGGTGTGCTGGGTATCGAACACGGCTTCGGACACCGGGAGCTGGGGGCGCGCCGGCACCGGATTGGCGATCAGTTTACCCAACCGTCAACACTGGCCGGAATGGGGGTCAATATCAACGACCTGGGCTTTGCCGATCCCCTGCGCGAAGGGGCCTCGGTGCTGGCAGACTGGGTCGTCGGCAGTGCGGCCCGGCAGGGTCTCCCGGCCCGGGTGGAGCCGGCCTGA